A window from Falco naumanni isolate bFalNau1 chromosome 3, bFalNau1.pat, whole genome shotgun sequence encodes these proteins:
- the SDR16C5 gene encoding epidermal retinol dehydrogenase 2, producing the protein MNFLLETFKVIGLTVYYLLESLVFLIVPRRKKNVSGEIVLITGAGSGIGRLLSLKFASLGATVVLWDINQEGLKETSRLARENGAARIHCYICDCSKRQDVYRVADQVKKEVGDVSILVNNAGIVTGKKFLDCPDSLVEKSMEVNIMAHFWTYKAFLPAMMASNHGHLVSIASSAGLTGVNRLSDYCASKFAAVGFAESVDLELRDLRRTGVKTTIVCPYYINTGMFDGCRTKWPRLLPVLEPEYVAEKIITAIRRDQEMLLLPRSLYFILPLRHILPVKVTVLFADYLGIFNVMDSFKGRAKKD; encoded by the exons aTGAACTTCTTGCTGGAAACATTCAAAGTAATCGGACTTACTGTTTATTACTTGCTGGAGTCACTAGTGTTCCTGATTGTGCCTAGACGGAAGAAGAATGTTAGTGGTGAAATCGTATTAATAACAGGAGCAGGAAGTGGCATTGGAAGACTGTTATCTTTAAAATTTGCTAGCCTTGGAGCTACAGTGGTTCTCTGGGACATCAATCAAGAGGGACTCAAGGAGACAAGTAGGCTGGCCAGAGAAAATGGAGCAGCGAGAATACACTGTTACATCTGTGACTGCAGCAAAAGGCAGGATGTCTACAGAGTAGCTGATCAG gtTAAAAAAGAAGTTGGTGATGTTAGCATCCTAGTCAACAACGCTGGTATTGTAACTGGGAAGAAGTTTCTTGATTGTCCAGATTCGCTTGTGGAAAAAAGCATGGAAGTGAACATAATGGCACACTTCTGG ACTTACAAAGCCTTCCTCCCAGCAATGATGGCCTCTAACCATGGACACTTGGTTAGTATTGCAAGCTCAGCAGGACTGACTGGAGTCAATCGTCTTTCAG attattGTGCAAGTAAATTTGCAGCAGTTGGTTTTGCTGAGTCAGTTGATTTGGAGTTGAGAGATCTGAGAAGGACTGGTGTTAAAACCACAATTGTGTGTCCTTACTACATAAACACGGGAATGTTTGATGGCTGTAGAACCAA GTGGCCACGTCTGCTTCCTGTTCTGGAGCCGGAATATGTGGCTGAGAAGATAATCACTGCTATTCGGAGGGACCAAGAAATGTTGCTGCTACCACGCagtctttattttatattaccTTTGAGACA TATCCTACCAGTGAAAGTAACTGTTCTCTTTGCGGACTATTTGGGAATCTTCAATGTCATGGATAGCTTCAAAGGTCGAGCGAAGAAGGactga